Genomic DNA from Alkalihalobacterium alkalinitrilicum:
TTTGAATAGGCACAATACCTTTTCCAATATCATTGCCTACTAGGACTATTGTTCGGCCACTACGCTCTCTTTCCCATTCGACCCAGTGATCTAATAAAAGATTAAATTTGGCACGACCATCTTCAAATAAAAAAAATCGTTTAAGAACCGTGTCCATGCCAAAAATGACACACACTTGTCGATTCGGCAACTGTGTAAGTTCATTCACTGAAACATCTTCTTCATACCCATTATAACAAACAAATTCGTCGATATGGTCTATTTTATAGTGTGAATAAACCCAGCTTCGTTTTCCATTAAAGGCGCCTCCTGTAACAAATTCCAACGCTCACCCCTCCTCATTTGCTCTCCATCTGTAACAAGTGAATACCCTTGACCATAACCAATATTCCAATCCCAAAACCCTTTGTTTGTAGAAGAGCATTGAGAAAGAATGAAGCGAATCGGTCCTCCATGACTCAAGATCACTATATGCTTTAGTTGTTGTTCTAGCGCATACACAACCACTTTGTTCCATCCTTCCAAAACCCTTTCTTGAAACTGTATATAAGCTTCTCCATTAGGAGGGGTAACTACAGTTTGATTTTCCAACCATTTTTTATATAGAAGGTCGTCTTTAAGTTCCTCATATGTTTTGCCTTCCCAACAGCCAAAGTCGAATTCTCTTAAACTTTTACTTTGTTTAATATGTACGTTAGGAAAAAGAGTTTTCGCAGTATCTACACACCTCATTAAATCGCTAGAAATAATAACTTCTGGAGCTAAGTATGAATAGTTTTCTTTTGTTGATTGAAGTAAATGATATCCTTTTTGGTTCAATGGAACATCTGTCCATCCTAAATATCGTTTTTGTTCGTTATATTCTGTTAAGCCATGCCGTAATAGAGTAATAGTGATGCGAAGAGCCATAAGATGACTTCTCCTCCTTCTACTAATGTACCGAGTGTATCCCCCGTAATACCACCAAACTGTTTTCTAAAAAATGAAAAACTTACGAGTAAAATAAGGATTGAAATAATCATTAATCCTAGTGCTATCAAAAAGTAGGTAGACAATAATAAAAATATGAAAGCTAAGATTAGCACTCCCCAAAAATAAAAACTTAATTGAGTTTGCGGCATTAAATTTTGTTGAACAGAATATGCCATCCCTTCTTCTCGTGCTGGTTTACCAAACATTAAGGCACCAGCCATAAGCCAGCGCGAAAAAAATGGTATAAATAAGATATAAAACCAATACTGATCAGCCATTTCTAGCACTTGGAAAATAAAGAGATACTTTCCTATGAGGAGAAAAAATAATGAAATTACAGCAAAGGCGCCCACTCGTGAATCTTTCATGATGGTTAATTTTCGTTCTTTGCCCTGGCGTGAAAAAATACCATCACTTACATCCATCCATCCATCAAGATGTAGCCCACCCGTTAAAGCAACAATAAGAAGTAGCAAAAAAAAACTACTAATTGTTGTTGGGAGCATGAGCCACTCAATCATGAATAGAGAACACACTGTTGCGACACAACCAACGATTAAACCTACTAGGGGATATAA
This window encodes:
- a CDS encoding bifunctional adenosylcobinamide kinase/adenosylcobinamide-phosphate guanylyltransferase encodes the protein MEFVTGGAFNGKRSWVYSHYKIDHIDEFVCYNGYEEDVSVNELTQLPNRQVCVIFGMDTVLKRFFLFEDGRAKFNLLLDHWVEWERERSGRTIVLVGNDIGKGIVPIQKDDRLWRDLVGWCYQDIVTQANKVYRIWYGISEQLK
- a CDS encoding histidine phosphatase family protein; translation: MALRITITLLRHGLTEYNEQKRYLGWTDVPLNQKGYHLLQSTKENYSYLAPEVIISSDLMRCVDTAKTLFPNVHIKQSKSLREFDFGCWEGKTYEELKDDLLYKKWLENQTVVTPPNGEAYIQFQERVLEGWNKVVVYALEQQLKHIVILSHGGPIRFILSQCSSTNKGFWDWNIGYGQGYSLVTDGEQMRRGERWNLLQEAPLMENEAGFIHTIK
- the cobS gene encoding adenosylcobinamide-GDP ribazoletransferase; protein product: MNNHEKVGKLDGLILALQLLTTIPIKKEVPWTKKTASTSVSLYPLVGLIVGCVATVCSLFMIEWLMLPTTISSFFLLLLIVALTGGLHLDGWMDVSDGIFSRQGKERKLTIMKDSRVGAFAVISLFFLLIGKYLFIFQVLEMADQYWFYILFIPFFSRWLMAGALMFGKPAREEGMAYSVQQNLMPQTQLSFYFWGVLILAFIFLLLSTYFLIALGLMIISILILLVSFSFFRKQFGGITGDTLGTLVEGGEVILWLFASLLLYYGMA